In Fortiea contorta PCC 7126, one genomic interval encodes:
- a CDS encoding DUF2288 domain-containing protein, with amino-acid sequence MADLRAELTQNLDEAEWEWLIPHLERDAIIIVGGQLDLLDVGIAIAGDNIAQVEQWIDQQLLSKPSTAQMEEWNANSSQRFSTLIVQPYVLIQTM; translated from the coding sequence ATGGCAGATTTAAGAGCAGAATTAACACAAAACTTGGATGAGGCCGAGTGGGAATGGCTCATCCCTCACCTGGAAAGAGATGCGATTATTATCGTAGGGGGACAGTTAGATTTATTGGATGTAGGAATAGCGATCGCAGGTGATAATATTGCTCAAGTAGAACAATGGATTGATCAGCAATTACTCTCCAAACCCTCGACTGCACAGATGGAAGAGTGGAATGCGAATTCGAGTCAACGCTTTAGCACCTTGATTGTCCAACCCTACGTTTTAATACAGACAATGTAA
- the fabD gene encoding ACP S-malonyltransferase, translated as MTKTAWVFPGQGSQAQGMGVDLLDIPSAQDKFAQAETILGWSVTDVCKSDIEQLSRTLYTQPSLYVVETILADLLRERGHKPDLVAGHSLGEYIALYIAGVFEWSAGLHLVKRRAELMDSASGGMMAALMNFDQEQLAKVIAQTPDVVLANDNSPAQVIISGTTEAVQAVMSQVKSKRAIPLKVSGAFHSPLVATAATEFQEILESVTFQPAVVPVLSNVEPLPSVNPEELKQRLIKQMTGSVRWREISLQLPANGIERVVEIGPGNVLTGLIKRTVSNLTLENVRTAAELPS; from the coding sequence ATGACTAAAACTGCATGGGTGTTTCCCGGACAAGGTTCTCAAGCCCAAGGTATGGGAGTAGATTTATTAGATATACCCTCAGCTCAAGATAAATTTGCTCAAGCTGAGACTATTCTTGGTTGGTCGGTGACAGATGTGTGTAAAAGTGATATCGAACAACTATCACGCACGCTTTACACCCAACCTAGTCTTTATGTTGTAGAAACCATTCTCGCTGACCTGCTTCGGGAACGGGGACACAAACCAGATTTAGTTGCTGGTCATAGTTTGGGTGAATACATCGCTCTTTATATCGCCGGCGTTTTTGAGTGGTCTGCGGGGTTACACTTAGTCAAGCGCCGAGCCGAACTCATGGATAGCGCCTCAGGTGGGATGATGGCGGCGTTGATGAATTTTGACCAAGAACAATTAGCAAAAGTCATTGCACAAACACCAGATGTAGTCTTGGCTAATGACAACAGCCCCGCACAAGTGATTATTTCTGGCACCACTGAGGCTGTGCAAGCGGTGATGTCACAAGTTAAATCAAAACGAGCTATTCCCCTGAAAGTTTCTGGCGCCTTTCACTCGCCCTTAGTCGCCACCGCAGCCACAGAATTTCAAGAAATTTTGGAATCTGTGACATTTCAGCCTGCAGTTGTTCCAGTATTATCTAATGTGGAGCCGCTGCCATCAGTTAACCCAGAGGAGTTAAAACAACGCCTCATCAAACAGATGACCGGCTCAGTCAGATGGCGAGAAATTTCCTTACAACTACCAGCCAACGGTATCGAGCGAGTTGTGGAAATTGGCCCTGGTAATGTCCTCACTGGCTTGATTAAACGTACCGTTTCTAATCTAACCTTAGAAAACGTGCGTACTGCTGCTGAATTACCTAGTTAG
- a CDS encoding lysophospholipid acyltransferase family protein, whose product MSRSREPLLSLALYHAFKWSVISPMLHTYFRVQIHGAENVPQSGPLLVVSNHASYFDPPIISSCVRRPVAYMAKEELFKVPVLAQVIELYGAYPVSRGTGDRAAIRSALECIENGWAAGVFLEGTRTPDARITDPKRGALLVAAKANVPILPVSLWGTEKILQKGSPIPQAVPITVRIGKLIDAPGSTRKEELQQLTLDCAAIINRMHDLGR is encoded by the coding sequence ATGAGCCGAAGCCGCGAACCATTGCTCAGTCTGGCGCTGTATCACGCTTTTAAGTGGTCAGTTATTAGTCCTATGCTGCATACTTACTTTCGAGTTCAGATTCACGGTGCGGAAAATGTACCGCAATCTGGGCCTTTGTTGGTAGTGAGTAATCATGCTAGCTATTTTGATCCGCCGATTATCTCTAGTTGTGTGCGTCGCCCGGTGGCGTATATGGCTAAGGAAGAATTGTTTAAAGTTCCCGTCTTGGCCCAGGTGATTGAGTTATATGGTGCTTACCCAGTGAGTAGAGGTACAGGCGATCGCGCTGCTATCCGTTCTGCCCTAGAATGTATAGAAAATGGCTGGGCTGCTGGTGTTTTCTTGGAAGGTACTCGGACTCCAGACGCTCGGATTACAGACCCGAAACGAGGAGCATTATTGGTAGCAGCCAAAGCAAATGTACCCATATTACCAGTGAGTTTATGGGGGACTGAGAAAATTTTACAAAAAGGCTCGCCAATCCCGCAAGCTGTTCCCATCACTGTGAGAATCGGTAAATTAATTGACGCTCCTGGTTCCACTCGTAAGGAGGAATTACAGCAGTTGACACTTGATTGTGCAGCCATAATTAATCGGATGCATGATTTAGGGCGGTGA
- a CDS encoding AI-2E family transporter — MSGLEAKNIWERLNNLALVRFLLLVACGWAIVQLLAYFEAVIVIFAFAAILAFLLSYPVRWLQRFVPRAVAVVVVFLLSVVLLGGLTITIGLAVLSQGQQLVDSISVFLTSLLPLLERIEEFLRNRNLQIDLSLIEEQLRNQAVNSVVTSLAILQQFLTNFVTFILIAVVAFFMLLDGEKLWYLIVKVIPKHRRSRFTSIMRRSFLSFFQGQLILTLFLTSSSLIVFLLLQVPFALILSVIVGILDIIPGIGATLGVGVITVVVLSQDVWLALKVLVACIVLQQIQDNLIAPRIMQGALNLNPVVVFFALLIGARVAGLLGVFISIPIAGVIVSLFEIDEMKSEV; from the coding sequence ATGAGCGGCTTAGAAGCCAAAAATATTTGGGAACGATTAAATAATTTGGCGTTAGTCCGCTTTTTGTTGTTAGTCGCTTGTGGTTGGGCAATTGTACAACTTTTAGCTTATTTTGAAGCAGTGATTGTGATTTTTGCCTTCGCTGCGATTTTAGCTTTTTTACTCAGTTATCCTGTTAGGTGGTTACAGCGTTTTGTACCTCGAGCTGTAGCAGTTGTTGTGGTTTTTTTGCTCAGTGTTGTCTTGCTTGGCGGCTTAACAATCACCATCGGGTTAGCGGTCCTCTCTCAAGGACAACAACTAGTTGATAGTATATCGGTTTTTCTAACTTCTTTACTACCGCTATTAGAACGAATTGAAGAGTTTTTGCGTAACCGAAATTTGCAAATAGATTTAAGTTTAATTGAAGAACAATTACGGAATCAAGCTGTTAATTCTGTAGTCACTAGTTTAGCTATTTTGCAACAATTTTTGACTAATTTTGTTACTTTTATTTTAATTGCAGTAGTAGCTTTTTTCATGCTATTAGATGGTGAAAAGCTTTGGTATTTAATTGTCAAAGTCATTCCCAAACATCGCCGCAGTAGATTTACCAGCATCATGCGACGCAGTTTTTTAAGCTTTTTCCAAGGACAGCTAATATTAACTTTATTTTTAACAAGTTCAAGTTTAATCGTTTTCTTGCTATTACAAGTACCATTCGCCTTAATTTTATCAGTGATAGTGGGAATCTTGGATATCATCCCAGGGATAGGAGCAACATTAGGTGTGGGTGTAATTACCGTAGTTGTATTATCTCAAGATGTTTGGTTAGCGCTAAAAGTATTAGTAGCTTGTATTGTCCTCCAGCAAATACAAGACAACTTAATTGCTCCGAGAATTATGCAAGGGGCGCTGAATCTTAATCCTGTTGTGGTATTCTTTGCTTTATTAATAGGTGCTAGGGTTGCGGGATTGCTGGGCGTCTTTATCTCGATTCCCATCGCGGGAGTGATTGTATCTTTATTTGAAATTGACGAGATGAAATCAGAAGTTTAG